A single region of the Solwaraspora sp. WMMD791 genome encodes:
- a CDS encoding S1 family peptidase, which yields MRIRSIPSRSTRLLAVAVGIITAGTLTLPSAGVAAPTVYTASELVQVSDLVEASGVEGIAWHVDSAAGRVVVTADSSVSRAEIARIRLAARGKAGAIKLERTSGVFTRLVSAGDPIYGSGGRCSLGFNVVSGSTYYFLTAGHCGEVIDTWYSNSALTSLIGPTVDYSFPGDDYGLVRYDNPAQSHPGGFSVGDAFVGQSVTRTGSTTGTHSGTVTALNARVRYLGSGVVRGLIQTNVCAEPGDSGGPLYSGSTALGLTSGGSGNCRTGGTTFYQPVREAVDAYDVTIY from the coding sequence GTGCGGATCCGCAGCATCCCGAGCCGGTCGACGCGGCTACTCGCCGTCGCCGTCGGCATCATCACCGCCGGTACGCTCACCCTGCCGTCCGCCGGGGTCGCCGCCCCGACGGTCTACACCGCCAGCGAACTCGTCCAGGTCAGCGATCTGGTGGAAGCCTCCGGCGTCGAAGGCATCGCCTGGCACGTCGACAGCGCCGCCGGTCGGGTCGTGGTCACCGCCGACAGCAGCGTCTCCCGCGCCGAGATCGCCCGGATCCGGCTGGCCGCACGCGGCAAGGCCGGAGCCATCAAGCTGGAACGTACCTCCGGGGTGTTCACCCGGCTGGTCTCCGCAGGCGACCCCATCTACGGCAGCGGGGGACGCTGCTCACTCGGGTTCAACGTGGTCAGCGGCAGCACCTACTACTTCCTCACGGCCGGGCACTGCGGTGAGGTGATCGACACCTGGTACAGCAACTCCGCGCTGACCAGCCTGATCGGCCCGACCGTCGACTACAGCTTCCCCGGCGACGACTACGGCCTGGTCCGGTACGACAACCCGGCGCAGAGCCACCCGGGTGGCTTCTCCGTCGGCGACGCCTTCGTCGGGCAGTCGGTGACCCGCACCGGTTCGACGACCGGCACCCACAGCGGTACGGTCACCGCGCTCAACGCCCGGGTCCGTTACCTGGGCAGCGGCGTCGTCCGCGGCCTGATCCAGACCAACGTGTGCGCCGAGCCCGGCGACTCGGGCGGCCCGCTCTACTCCGGGTCGACCGCGCTGGGCCTCACCTCGGGCGGCAGCGGCAACTGCCGGACCGGCGGCACGACCTTCTACCAGCCGGTCCGTGAAGCGGTCGACGCGTACGACGTGACGATCTACTGA